A single genomic interval of Microbulbifer variabilis harbors:
- a CDS encoding helix-turn-helix domain-containing protein, whose translation MAIIVNLDVMLAKRKVSSKSLAAEIGITEANLSLLKRGKVKGVRFDTLSAICEALECQPGDILEFRRDE comes from the coding sequence ATGGCTATCATTGTCAATTTGGATGTAATGCTGGCTAAGCGAAAAGTCAGTTCAAAGTCGTTGGCAGCAGAGATAGGAATTACTGAGGCTAATCTTTCCCTGCTGAAGCGTGGTAAAGTGAAGGGAGTTAGGTTTGACACCCTATCGGCAATATGTGAGGCACTAGAGTGTCAGCCCGGTGATATTTTAGAGTTCAGGCGAGATGAGTGA
- a CDS encoding alpha/beta hydrolase family protein — MELQNHRWSVRKAICWLSLAAAFSGCSVNLLVEDSASAEIQQELLPVESFFNDSVISGVKLSSDGQWLAWFQLYNGAPNIYVMPSNGNIEDAFPLTTFTDGVDGFSWDKHQLGMFVSKDSNGNEQHQIYRLDLEERAKRLNLLNTIKLTSKAGVNYTLAGQASGNAKSLTLMANHDDPKRLDIYQLNTESGELSLLMSNTQHFQSILIDDEGKPVVGVRDNPDTSAEMYILKDNSWQKTLTTKPGEILELTQYNSDLERVYFESSFGETDTSGLKQLDLNSGIIVDIHTDPNQRSDVYKTLFNKDGEPLLVSYYYGYREDYPISKEFQKHWQYINGQFSRRVEIDVVSINEKSGTWLLDIASDIDLGAFYTYSQVDQSLTRLIDKDTKLDSQSLAERRSITYQARDGISIQAYLTLPNGKSSQLPLVVLPHGGPWARDYWRLSDSFFNRVSQLLANRGYAVLQPNFRASTGFGETFIALGNRQWGNGAMQHDLTDGVEYLVEQGIADKNRVAIMGGSYGGYAALSGLTFTPDVYAAAISFVGPSNLITLTESFPEYYRPKLSQWFKAVGDPLIQFDREDMQTRSPINFTDQIKAPLLLVQGANDPRVTQLESDQIAIKMYQEDLDVEYILAKDEGHGFSKRINLMAYLIKMEEFLAEHLGGELNPEIPEELTAHLAGLEVDISKLAEKHSK, encoded by the coding sequence ATGGAATTACAAAATCATCGCTGGTCAGTACGCAAAGCCATCTGTTGGCTGAGTCTTGCAGCCGCATTTAGTGGCTGCAGTGTGAACCTTCTCGTGGAGGATTCAGCATCGGCAGAAATTCAGCAGGAGCTACTCCCAGTTGAGAGTTTCTTTAATGACTCTGTAATTAGTGGGGTCAAATTATCTTCAGATGGGCAGTGGCTGGCCTGGTTCCAGCTGTACAATGGAGCACCAAATATTTATGTAATGCCGAGTAACGGGAACATTGAAGACGCTTTCCCACTAACCACTTTTACTGACGGAGTCGATGGCTTTTCTTGGGATAAGCATCAGCTCGGTATGTTTGTTTCTAAAGACTCCAATGGGAACGAGCAACATCAGATCTATCGGCTGGATCTGGAGGAAAGAGCAAAACGTCTAAATCTGCTCAATACCATAAAATTAACATCGAAAGCTGGCGTAAATTATACCCTAGCGGGACAGGCTTCAGGAAATGCTAAAAGCCTCACTCTTATGGCTAATCATGACGATCCAAAAAGGTTAGATATTTATCAACTGAATACAGAATCTGGTGAGTTAAGCTTATTAATGTCGAACACTCAGCATTTCCAGAGCATACTAATTGATGATGAAGGAAAGCCTGTAGTAGGAGTCAGGGATAACCCTGACACCTCAGCAGAGATGTATATTCTCAAAGATAATTCCTGGCAAAAAACTCTAACAACAAAACCAGGAGAAATATTAGAACTTACTCAGTATAATTCAGATCTTGAGAGGGTGTACTTCGAATCCAGCTTTGGCGAGACTGATACTTCAGGGTTAAAACAGCTGGATTTAAATTCAGGGATAATTGTTGACATTCACACCGATCCCAATCAACGATCTGATGTTTATAAGACATTGTTCAACAAGGATGGTGAACCTCTATTGGTTTCTTACTACTATGGATACCGCGAAGATTACCCAATTAGCAAGGAGTTCCAAAAGCACTGGCAATATATCAATGGTCAATTCTCACGCAGAGTAGAAATTGATGTTGTCTCTATAAATGAAAAATCGGGAACTTGGCTGTTGGACATCGCTAGCGATATCGATCTGGGAGCTTTTTATACCTACAGTCAAGTAGACCAATCGCTAACACGCTTGATTGATAAAGATACGAAGCTAGATTCTCAGTCTCTAGCAGAAAGACGTTCTATCACCTATCAGGCCCGTGACGGTATCAGCATCCAGGCCTATTTGACGCTACCCAACGGCAAGAGTAGTCAGTTACCGCTAGTGGTATTGCCGCATGGTGGCCCATGGGCTAGAGACTATTGGAGACTGAGTGATAGCTTTTTCAACCGTGTGTCCCAGCTGTTAGCAAATCGTGGATATGCCGTTTTGCAACCTAATTTTCGTGCATCGACTGGCTTTGGTGAAACCTTTATCGCTTTGGGTAATCGCCAGTGGGGAAACGGTGCGATGCAGCATGATCTGACGGATGGTGTTGAGTATTTAGTAGAACAAGGTATTGCAGACAAAAATAGAGTGGCAATTATGGGAGGCTCTTATGGAGGCTATGCAGCACTTTCTGGGTTAACTTTCACCCCAGATGTATACGCAGCCGCGATATCTTTCGTTGGCCCCTCGAATTTAATTACTCTAACAGAGTCATTTCCTGAGTATTATCGGCCAAAACTTTCCCAGTGGTTCAAAGCAGTCGGTGACCCTTTGATTCAGTTTGATCGAGAGGATATGCAAACCAGATCACCTATAAACTTTACGGATCAAATTAAAGCTCCTTTGCTATTAGTGCAAGGTGCAAATGATCCTCGTGTTACTCAACTTGAATCTGATCAAATTGCTATAAAAATGTATCAAGAAGACTTGGATGTCGAGTATATTTTAGCTAAAGATGAGGGGCATGGATTTAGCAAGCGCATTAACCTGATGGCTTATTTAATAAAGATGGAAGAGTTTCTTGCTGAGCACCTTGGTGGTGAATTGAATCCTGAAATCCCTGAAGAGCTTACTGCTCACCTGGCAGGGCTTGAAGTTGATATATCAAAATTAGCCGAGAAGCATTCTAAATAG
- a CDS encoding IS30 family transposase: MSQLNWRSRLRKRGKPYHKRRGSEASAKLISERIDIVQRPVIFDENTEIGHWEGDTVYGQDGYLVTLVERASKLLLTRRIPNKSKKTVGRANKRILKPYQAICKTITSDNDGEFTDHQLITQKLGYRIYHS, encoded by the coding sequence ATCAGTCAACTTAACTGGAGGTCACGATTACGAAAGAGGGGTAAACCTTACCATAAACGGAGAGGTTCAGAGGCAAGCGCAAAGCTTATTTCAGAGCGCATAGATATTGTTCAAAGACCTGTGATTTTTGATGAAAACACTGAGATTGGTCACTGGGAAGGTGATACAGTTTATGGTCAAGATGGTTATCTAGTGACACTGGTTGAACGAGCTTCCAAATTATTGCTCACTCGCAGAATCCCAAATAAGAGCAAGAAAACAGTGGGGCGGGCAAACAAGCGGATATTGAAGCCATATCAGGCCATCTGTAAAACCATCACCTCCGATAATGACGGAGAATTTACAGATCATCAATTGATTACGCAGAAGCTAGGGTACAGAATATACCACTCCTGA